Proteins co-encoded in one Syngnathoides biaculeatus isolate LvHL_M chromosome 22, ASM1980259v1, whole genome shotgun sequence genomic window:
- the LOC133495836 gene encoding uncharacterized protein LOC133495836 isoform X1: MEPPVTAAEDSDAKRKIQFSVPSAVPIQLDPRQVELVPGIKATASAQATAMSHQKIMFWRHLVVSVEVSSVKPHCGFALIGKKFFGAIFGDGDILCLKINVCRPPRVVQIRRRRPTPATLFRLTDPPSPEDDGGPQQLCREWPKRTFLPST, encoded by the exons ATGGAGCCCCCGGTGACGGCCGCCGAGGACAGCGATGCGAAGAGGAAGATCCAGTTCTCGGTGCCTTCGGCGGTGCCCATACAGCTGGACCCGCGGCAGGTGGAACTG GTTCCAGGAATCAAAGCCACAGCGTCTGCTCAGGCCACAGCCATGTCACatcaaaaaataatgttttggcgccatctggtggTGTCCGTGGAGGTTTCCTCAGTCAAGCCACACTGCGGATTTGCTCTGATCGGGAAAAAGTTCTTTGGCGCCATTTTTGGGGATGGTGACATCTTgtgcttaaaaataaatgtttgcag GCCTCCTCGTGTCGTCCAGATCCGACGTCGGAGGCCCACGCCCGCCACCCTCTTCCGCCTGACGGACCCGCCCTCGCCAGAAGACGACGGCGGGCCTCAGCAG